The following nucleotide sequence is from Dialister pneumosintes.
TACCATGTTTCACGTGAAACATTCATACTTTTTTGATGTAACCGCCCAACTTTTGAAAATCTTTCCAAAATAAAGGATAAGATTTATTAACACATTCGGCTTGCTCTATAAGTAATTCTTTTTTACAGCGACAAGAAGCTACTGCCAATGCCATAGCTATGCGGTGATCATTCCATGAAGAAACGACACCTCCCGAAAAAGAAGAAACTCCTTCAATGATAACTTCCTCTGCATTTTCTTTTATCTTAGCACCTATTTTGGATAATTCCACTGTCATCGCATGCACACGATCACACTCTTTTAAACGTACTCTGGATACTCCCTTAATAATAGATTTTCCCTTTGATAAAGCACAAACTACTGCTAAAACAGGAAATAAATCCGGACAATCCGATACATCAAAATTATACGCCGTTAAAAGAGTTTCTTTTATACATAATTCTTCTTGATTCCAATAAAGTTTTCCATTCATTTGAGAAATAAATTTTTGAAAAACAGCATCGCCTTGTAAAGAATTTTTAGAAAGTCCTTGTATACTAATATCTCCATAAAGAGAAGCTGCCGCTATCCAAAAAGTAGATTGTGAATCATCTCCGGATATTCTAAATTTTCCATTTTTATATGTCTGATTTCCTTCTATTTTATATGTATATGTATTTTCTTTACTGATAGATATACCAAATAAAGATAAACATTGTTTAGTAACAGCAAGATAAGAAGATGATTCTAAAGGAGGAATAATATTAATAATAGAATTTCCATCCAAAAGAGGACATACCATAAAAAGACCAGTAAAAAATTGAGAACTGCTATTTCCAGGTAATGTATAAACAGAAGGAACTATACTTCCTTTAACAAGCAAAGTCTTTTCTTCTTCAAGAAAGATTGCTTTTTTTAAACAATCTACATAAGGATATATAGGTCTTTGTGCAAGATGCCCCTGTCTATCATATTTCATTTCTTTATTAAGAAACAAACCGAGCGGAATACAAAAACGAAGTGTAGAACCTGATTCCATACAATCTACTTCTACTACTCCTTTTTTAGTAGATAAACCACCTTGTATTTTATAGATATATTTTCCATTGTTCTTTTTTTCTATACAAGAAAAAGTAGCTCCCCATGCAGATAAAATATGCATGGTAGTTTCTATATCGTTAGAAAGAGTAATATTTTCTATGTAACTGGTTCCTTCTGCTAAAGCAGCTCCGATACACAGACGATGTGCTTCACTTTTAGAAGAAGGGATTTCTATCTTTCCTTGTAAAAAAGAGGGTGTAATTTTTATATTCATAAGGAACTTCCTGTAGCAAGATATGTAGATATCTGTTCTAAAGGTACTCTTATAAGTTTAGGATTTCCTATAGATTCTAAAATAACTAAAGTAATAAAATCTCCTCGTATTTTTTTATCATGCATAATATAAGGCATTAACTTTTCAATAGAAATAGATGTTTTTATTGGAAGATGCAAAAGAGAAAGTATTTCTTTTATTTTTTTTGCAGTTCCTTTTTCTGTAAGTCCCATACGTTCTGTATTTTCAGTAATAACGCTCATTCCGATAGACACCGCTTCTCCATGAGAAATTCCCTGATAATTTTTAAAACTTTCTAAAGCATGTGCTAAGGTATGTCCAAAATTTAAAAGCATACGAAGTCCTGACTCTTTTTCATCTTTTTCTACGATAGAAACTTTATATTGACAACTCTTTTCTATTATATTTTCTAAATTTTTTTCTATATCTTCTTTCATTTTTATAGATTCAAAAAGAGTAAATAAAGAAAGTTCCCCAATACAACCACATTTTACAGCTTCTGCCAATCCATCATAAAAATAATGTACAGACAAAGTTTTTATAACATCTACATCTATAAACACTGCTTTCGGCTGATAAAAACTGCCTGCTAAATTTTTTCCACCATCTAAATCAATAGCTACTTTTCCACCCACAGAACTGTCTACCTGTGCCAAAATAGTAGTAGGTACTTGTATAAAAGGAATCCCACGTAGATAAGTAGATGCAGCAAATCCACCTAAATCTCCGATAACACCACCGGAAAGTGTAAGTAATAAATCACTACGAGTTATACCAAAATCCGTTAACTGATTATA
It contains:
- the aroB gene encoding 3-dehydroquinate synthase; the protein is MKKIDVHLQDDSYSIFIGRNFLSGIGSLIKNKYSFDKVAIVTDDIVDSLYGEVVENSLLKEYISARRIVIPHGECSKNLDMLRYIYNQLTDFGITRSDLLLTLSGGVIGDLGGFAASTYLRGIPFIQVPTTILAQVDSSVGGKVAIDLDGGKNLAGSFYQPKAVFIDVDVIKTLSVHYFYDGLAEAVKCGCIGELSLFTLFESIKMKEDIEKNLENIIEKSCQYKVSIVEKDEKESGLRMLLNFGHTLAHALESFKNYQGISHGEAVSIGMSVITENTERMGLTEKGTAKKIKEILSLLHLPIKTSISIEKLMPYIMHDKKIRGDFITLVILESIGNPKLIRVPLEQISTYLATGSSL
- the aroA gene encoding 3-phosphoshikimate 1-carboxyvinyltransferase, translating into MNIKITPSFLQGKIEIPSSKSEAHRLCIGAALAEGTSYIENITLSNDIETTMHILSAWGATFSCIEKKNNGKYIYKIQGGLSTKKGVVEVDCMESGSTLRFCIPLGLFLNKEMKYDRQGHLAQRPIYPYVDCLKKAIFLEEEKTLLVKGSIVPSVYTLPGNSSSQFFTGLFMVCPLLDGNSIINIIPPLESSSYLAVTKQCLSLFGISISKENTYTYKIEGNQTYKNGKFRISGDDSQSTFWIAAASLYGDISIQGLSKNSLQGDAVFQKFISQMNGKLYWNQEELCIKETLLTAYNFDVSDCPDLFPVLAVVCALSKGKSIIKGVSRVRLKECDRVHAMTVELSKIGAKIKENAEEVIIEGVSSFSGGVVSSWNDHRIAMALAVASCRCKKELLIEQAECVNKSYPLFWKDFQKLGGYIKKV